The following are encoded in a window of Rhizobium sp. 11515TR genomic DNA:
- a CDS encoding GntR family transcriptional regulator, which translates to MQNSLSHLAYLALEYAIVTLALKPGSLVTEKQLIEVAEHGRTPVREAIQKLAWQGLIHVRPRVGLQIAEIRREDHQYVMQVRRELEPIAAALAATHADQQQREQLEECARLMTECAVTGNLPGFFAADKAFDEILEAACPNNFITTALATVQTHARRLWYSTGTHDRMGLAITMHVQAIEAIRGGDAKAAETAMASLIDYLSGA; encoded by the coding sequence ATGCAGAATTCGCTTAGCCACCTTGCCTATCTCGCGTTGGAATACGCGATCGTGACGCTTGCGCTGAAGCCAGGCTCCCTCGTCACCGAAAAGCAGCTGATTGAAGTGGCCGAGCATGGGCGAACACCGGTGCGCGAAGCAATCCAGAAACTTGCATGGCAGGGATTGATCCATGTGCGGCCACGCGTCGGCCTGCAAATCGCGGAGATTCGCCGCGAAGACCATCAATATGTCATGCAAGTGAGACGTGAATTGGAGCCGATTGCAGCCGCGCTCGCCGCCACCCATGCCGATCAGCAGCAGCGCGAGCAGTTGGAGGAATGCGCTCGCCTGATGACGGAATGTGCCGTTACAGGCAACCTTCCCGGCTTTTTTGCTGCCGATAAGGCCTTCGACGAGATTCTCGAAGCCGCCTGCCCCAACAATTTCATCACAACAGCGCTCGCAACCGTGCAGACGCACGCACGCCGGCTATGGTATTCCACTGGAACACATGATCGCATGGGCCTGGCGATAACTATGCATGTCCAAGCCATCGAAGCCATTCGGGGCGGTGATGCCAAGGCGGCCGAGACTGCAATGGCCTCGCTCATCGATTACCTCAGCGGCGCATGA
- a CDS encoding PsiF family protein, with protein MRIATMFTTAAFVALFSVSAMAQTATTPSTTTTTPSATTTPAPSTTTTMKPKATKPAQTAVSKACSTQADAKGLHGKARAKFRSDCKKNGGKA; from the coding sequence ATGCGTATTGCTACTATGTTCACGACTGCAGCCTTTGTCGCACTCTTCAGCGTAAGTGCCATGGCACAAACGGCGACCACCCCCAGTACGACCACAACAACCCCGAGCGCAACGACGACGCCCGCCCCATCGACGACCACTACGATGAAGCCGAAGGCAACGAAGCCGGCGCAGACCGCCGTTTCCAAGGCATGTTCGACTCAGGCTGACGCCAAGGGTCTGCATGGAAAGGCACGTGCCAAGTTCCGAAGCGATTGCAAGAAGAACGGCGGCAAGGCCTAA
- a CDS encoding GlsB/YeaQ/YmgE family stress response membrane protein, which translates to MEDANVGWIAAIIIGGLAGWFAEMIMKSNTGIIMNIILGIVGALVASWLFRTLGIVLPFHVWLNYLITGFIGACILIFVGRLIRR; encoded by the coding sequence ATGGAAGACGCAAACGTCGGTTGGATTGCAGCAATTATCATCGGCGGCCTAGCTGGCTGGTTCGCCGAGATGATCATGAAAAGCAACACGGGCATCATCATGAACATCATCCTCGGCATTGTCGGCGCGCTCGTTGCCAGCTGGCTTTTCCGTACGCTCGGCATCGTCCTGCCGTTCCATGTATGGCTGAACTACCTGATCACAGGTTTCATCGGCGCCTGCATCCTGATTTTCGTCGGCCGACTGATCAGACGTTAG